The following are from one region of the Bradyrhizobium septentrionale genome:
- a CDS encoding decarboxylase: MANDAKQAQQRIDQFFSGPGGRADNWRDLVEAAKAWSRGGDRAAYDKALSTLAVTEEFHGYPGLRLMAALKEAAAAGDAATSHMLSTRIVQALQTKSFRQHASDWSAQDEGNGDVPDLLPPTLGQSAARRPYFETLIVTGVPASNWPGLLAEWRRLRRPVDAFVYEPVLVGSLEDAFCAAMLNPNIAAVVINEGFGLRSRHDAPVLRAMTGAMGLNEESDASALRLAHILKRIRPELDLYLMSNRDVEELAGNPEADVVRRVFYSIEDILELHLSILEGVQDRFDTPFFDNLKKYAQRPIGTFHALPIARGKSVFKSDWIRDMGEFYGLNLFLAESSATTGGLDSMLEPTGNIKKAQEKAARALGADRVYFVTNGTSTSNKMAVQALLGPGDIAIVDRNCHKSHHYGMVLAGAQPLYVEAFPMTEYSMYGAVPLKTIKQALLNAKADGRLDRVKMIDLTNCTFDGHIYNTRRVMEECLAIKPDLIFLWDEAWFGFARFSPFLRRRTAMGAANEIEAWMRDPKSVAAYEKQQAELGKKPSDEVLLKTRLIPDPRQIRLRVYQTNSTHKSMSAIRQGSMLSVKDIEFHTVEAQFKEAVFTHASTSPNQQLIASLDVSRRQMELEGYGLVANAMEIAFAIRNAVNTNPLISRYFRVLGADAMVPKEYRQSGFTDYLAAGTNWASALKSLNDDEFCLDPTRMTLVCGTAGYDGTQFKGLLANRYNIQVNKTSRNSVLIQSNINNTRSDVAHLVRVLAEISGEIDQALAKGGANAKVAFDVRVNSLMKDVPDLPNFSHFHETYRGDAGTKTNEGDIRSGFYSAYDAAGCEYLRLNDPEIDRRLKNGPALVSANFVIPYPPGFPIMVPGQVITQETIDFMRKLDVKEIHGYDAAEGLKLVTTEALARMGKPKASAPKLKAAS; encoded by the coding sequence ATGGCCAACGACGCGAAGCAGGCCCAGCAGCGTATCGACCAGTTCTTCTCGGGACCCGGCGGACGCGCCGACAATTGGCGCGATCTGGTCGAGGCGGCAAAGGCGTGGAGCCGGGGCGGTGACCGGGCGGCGTACGACAAGGCGCTGTCGACGCTTGCGGTCACCGAGGAGTTTCACGGCTACCCGGGCCTTCGTTTGATGGCGGCGCTGAAGGAAGCCGCGGCGGCGGGCGATGCCGCCACCTCGCATATGCTTTCGACGCGGATCGTGCAGGCACTTCAGACAAAATCCTTCCGCCAGCATGCCAGTGACTGGAGCGCGCAGGACGAGGGCAATGGCGACGTTCCCGATCTGCTCCCGCCAACGCTCGGACAATCGGCGGCGCGCCGTCCCTACTTCGAGACCCTGATCGTGACCGGGGTGCCAGCCAGCAATTGGCCGGGACTCCTGGCGGAATGGCGCAGGCTGCGGCGTCCGGTCGACGCCTTCGTCTATGAGCCCGTGTTGGTGGGCAGTCTTGAGGACGCCTTCTGTGCGGCAATGCTGAACCCCAACATTGCGGCGGTGGTGATCAATGAAGGCTTTGGGTTGCGCTCGCGCCACGATGCGCCCGTGCTTCGTGCCATGACTGGCGCCATGGGGCTCAACGAAGAGTCCGATGCGTCCGCGCTACGGCTGGCCCATATCCTGAAGCGGATTCGTCCCGAGCTTGATCTCTACCTGATGTCCAATCGCGACGTCGAGGAGTTGGCCGGCAATCCGGAGGCCGACGTGGTGCGCCGAGTGTTCTACTCGATCGAGGATATCCTCGAATTGCACCTTTCAATTCTGGAAGGCGTGCAGGATCGCTTCGACACGCCGTTCTTCGACAATCTGAAGAAATACGCGCAGCGGCCGATCGGGACCTTCCACGCGCTGCCGATCGCGCGCGGCAAGTCCGTGTTCAAGTCGGACTGGATCCGCGACATGGGCGAATTCTACGGGCTGAACCTGTTCCTTGCCGAGAGCAGCGCCACCACCGGCGGCCTCGACAGCATGCTGGAACCGACCGGCAACATCAAGAAGGCGCAGGAGAAGGCCGCGCGCGCACTCGGTGCCGACCGCGTCTACTTCGTGACCAACGGCACCTCGACCTCCAACAAGATGGCGGTGCAGGCGCTGCTGGGTCCCGGCGACATCGCGATCGTCGATCGCAACTGCCACAAGTCGCACCATTACGGCATGGTGCTGGCGGGTGCGCAGCCGCTCTACGTCGAGGCATTCCCGATGACGGAATACTCGATGTACGGCGCGGTGCCGCTGAAGACGATCAAGCAGGCGCTTCTGAACGCGAAGGCCGATGGCCGGCTCGACCGGGTCAAGATGATCGACCTGACCAATTGTACCTTCGATGGTCACATCTACAACACGCGGCGGGTGATGGAGGAATGCCTCGCGATCAAGCCTGACCTGATCTTCCTTTGGGACGAGGCCTGGTTCGGCTTCGCGCGGTTCTCGCCGTTCCTGAGGCGACGAACCGCGATGGGCGCGGCGAACGAGATCGAAGCCTGGATGCGCGATCCCAAATCGGTTGCGGCCTACGAGAAGCAGCAGGCCGAACTCGGCAAGAAGCCGTCGGACGAGGTGCTGCTCAAGACCCGGCTCATCCCCGATCCGCGACAGATCCGGTTGCGGGTCTACCAGACCAACTCGACGCACAAGTCGATGTCGGCAATCCGGCAGGGCTCGATGCTGTCTGTCAAGGACATCGAATTTCACACGGTCGAAGCGCAGTTCAAGGAGGCCGTATTCACGCACGCTTCAACCAGTCCGAACCAGCAGCTGATCGCAAGCCTCGACGTCTCGCGCCGCCAGATGGAGCTCGAGGGCTATGGACTGGTGGCCAATGCAATGGAGATTGCGTTCGCCATCCGCAATGCGGTCAACACCAATCCGCTGATTTCCCGGTATTTCCGCGTCCTGGGTGCCGATGCGATGGTCCCCAAGGAATATCGCCAGAGCGGCTTCACCGACTATCTGGCGGCCGGCACCAACTGGGCGAGCGCCCTAAAGAGCCTGAACGACGACGAGTTCTGCCTCGATCCGACCCGCATGACGCTGGTCTGCGGCACGGCCGGGTACGACGGAACGCAGTTCAAGGGTCTGCTCGCCAACCGCTACAACATCCAGGTCAACAAGACGTCGCGCAACTCGGTCCTGATCCAGTCCAACATCAACAATACGCGGAGCGACGTCGCGCATCTCGTCCGGGTGTTGGCCGAAATCTCCGGTGAAATCGATCAGGCCCTGGCCAAAGGCGGAGCGAACGCCAAGGTCGCCTTCGACGTGCGGGTCAACAGCCTGATGAAGGACGTGCCCGACCTGCCGAACTTCTCGCATTTCCATGAGACCTATCGCGGCGATGCCGGCACCAAGACGAACGAAGGCGACATCCGCAGCGGATTCTATTCAGCCTATGATGCCGCTGGATGCGAATATCTTCGCCTGAACGATCCCGAGATCGACAGGCGCCTGAAGAACGGGCCCGCTCTCGTCTCCGCGAACTTCGTGATCCCGTATCCGCCGGGCTTCCCGATCATGGTCCCTGGCCAGGTCATCACGCAGGAGACGATCGACTTCATGCGCAAGCTCGATGTGAAGGAGATCCATGGCTACGACGCGGCCGAGGGCCTGAAGCTCGTGACGACCGAGGCTCTCGCCAGGATGGGCAAGCCGAAGGCGTCAGCGCCGAAGCTCAAGGCAGCATCATAG
- a CDS encoding SulP family inorganic anion transporter, whose amino-acid sequence MSIQSETSWVRRFPPASWLADYRASWLGADAIAGVTLAAYAIPVSLAYAGLAGLPPQVGVYGYLLGGVGYALLGSSRQLAVGPTSAISLMIASAVGVLAGGDATRYGQIVSLVAFSVALLCLIAWLFRLSLLVRLISDSILVGFKAGAGLTIIMSQLPSLFGVAGGGHNFFDRAIKLAGQLGDTRPLVLGIGVAATVLLLLGERRLPGKPVGLAVVALSILTVSVLGLAEMGLPVTGKIPTGLPTLSLPTFGLLEFDDLFPIAAGCLVLAYVEGVSAARSFAAKHGYALDVRQEFLGLGAANLAAAFGHGYPVAGGLSQSAVNDAAGARTPLALVFCSATLALCLLFFTGLLTNLPKTVLAAIVFSAVYKLVDIPALARMWRISRIDFYAAVIALVSVLFLGILQGVLLAAAASIFLLLLRASQPNVAFLGRLPGSGRYSDRARHDDVEPLTGIIAFRPETSLLYVNAETIFETVLAALQTSPDVKLVACDLSASPFIDLAGSRMLHDLHQELASRGITFCIVGAHAQLRDLLQADGLADKTDSGDWMRTLDSVLSSRKPQAND is encoded by the coding sequence ATGTCAATCCAGAGCGAGACGAGTTGGGTCCGACGGTTTCCGCCGGCGAGCTGGCTTGCCGACTATCGCGCATCCTGGCTTGGCGCGGACGCCATCGCCGGGGTCACGCTGGCGGCCTACGCGATCCCGGTGTCGCTGGCCTATGCCGGGCTCGCCGGCCTGCCGCCGCAGGTCGGCGTCTACGGTTACCTGCTCGGCGGCGTGGGTTACGCCTTGCTCGGCTCGTCGCGGCAACTCGCGGTGGGACCGACCTCGGCGATCTCGCTGATGATCGCCAGCGCCGTCGGCGTGCTGGCCGGCGGCGACGCCACACGTTACGGGCAGATCGTCAGCCTCGTTGCCTTCAGCGTGGCACTGCTCTGCCTGATTGCGTGGCTGTTCAGGCTCAGCCTGCTGGTGCGGTTGATCAGCGACAGCATTCTGGTGGGCTTCAAGGCCGGGGCAGGGCTCACCATCATCATGAGCCAGCTGCCAAGCCTGTTCGGCGTGGCAGGCGGCGGCCACAATTTTTTCGACCGTGCGATCAAGCTTGCTGGCCAGTTGGGCGATACCAGGCCGCTGGTGCTCGGCATTGGCGTGGCTGCGACCGTGCTGCTCCTGCTCGGCGAGCGCAGGCTGCCCGGAAAGCCTGTTGGCCTCGCCGTGGTCGCGCTGTCGATCCTCACGGTCTCCGTCCTTGGGCTTGCGGAAATGGGATTGCCGGTGACCGGAAAGATCCCGACCGGATTGCCGACCCTTTCGCTACCGACATTCGGCCTGCTCGAATTTGACGATCTCTTTCCGATCGCCGCCGGGTGTCTCGTGCTGGCTTACGTGGAAGGCGTGTCGGCAGCGCGAAGCTTCGCGGCAAAGCACGGCTATGCACTGGATGTCCGGCAGGAGTTTCTCGGGCTCGGCGCGGCCAATCTTGCCGCAGCCTTCGGGCATGGCTATCCCGTCGCCGGCGGGCTGTCGCAGTCGGCCGTGAATGACGCGGCCGGTGCGCGTACGCCGCTCGCGCTTGTGTTCTGCTCTGCGACCCTCGCACTCTGCCTGCTGTTTTTCACGGGTCTCTTGACCAATCTGCCGAAGACCGTGCTTGCCGCGATCGTTTTTTCGGCTGTCTACAAATTGGTCGATATTCCGGCGCTTGCCCGAATGTGGCGGATCAGCCGGATCGATTTCTACGCGGCCGTCATCGCGCTGGTCTCCGTGCTGTTCCTCGGGATCCTGCAGGGCGTATTGCTGGCGGCCGCCGCCTCGATCTTCCTGCTGCTGTTGCGTGCGTCCCAGCCCAATGTCGCATTTCTTGGCCGTCTTCCTGGCAGCGGCCGCTATTCCGACCGGGCGCGCCATGACGACGTGGAACCGTTGACCGGGATCATCGCCTTCCGCCCGGAAACCTCGCTGCTTTATGTCAATGCCGAGACGATTTTCGAAACTGTGCTGGCCGCACTGCAGACGTCCCCCGACGTCAAGCTGGTGGCCTGCGACCTGTCGGCCTCGCCGTTCATCGACCTGGCGGGGTCGCGCATGCTGCACGATCTGCACCAGGAACTCGCCTCGCGCGGCATCACGTTCTGCATCGTCGGCGCGCACGCGCAGTTGCGCGATCTGCTTCAGGCGGATGGTCTTGCCGACAAGACCGACAGCGGCGACTGGATGCGTACGCTCGACAGCGTATTGAGCAGCAGGAAGCCACAGGCAAACGACTGA
- a CDS encoding alpha/beta hydrolase family protein: MRQHGLRALATVTLLLLGLATPARADDNSASQRIQEEIWALPLPLPMFAYLVRPLGDGPFPLVIMNHGVSLNARDRSFFPLVEFRDAAMWFARRGYLVVAPVGTGYGAAAIDIPERGLYGPFFSKIGKCTNPNFLDPGLAVAQVDLWIIDYMAAEKRTLPDGVIVVGQSAGGWAAIALSSLNPPQVKAIITFAAGRGGRVDGKPNNNCGPDKLVEATGVFGHTSRVPMLWLYIENDTFFGPALSKRMHEAFTHAGGRAEYHLLPPFGDEGHFLIGSPDSIPTWSPLIERFLDKVR, translated from the coding sequence ATGCGTCAGCACGGCTTGCGAGCCCTCGCAACTGTAACGCTTCTCCTGCTTGGTCTGGCCACCCCGGCACGCGCCGACGACAACAGCGCATCCCAGCGCATCCAGGAAGAGATCTGGGCCTTGCCGCTGCCGCTACCCATGTTCGCCTATCTGGTTCGACCGCTCGGCGACGGCCCCTTCCCGCTGGTCATCATGAACCACGGCGTGTCGCTGAACGCCAGGGATCGCAGCTTCTTCCCGCTGGTCGAATTTCGCGACGCCGCAATGTGGTTTGCACGGCGCGGTTATCTCGTGGTGGCGCCCGTCGGTACCGGCTATGGCGCGGCAGCCATCGATATTCCCGAGCGCGGACTTTATGGCCCGTTCTTCTCCAAGATCGGGAAATGCACCAATCCCAATTTCCTCGACCCGGGTCTCGCCGTCGCGCAGGTCGATCTCTGGATCATTGACTACATGGCCGCCGAAAAGCGCACCCTGCCGGACGGCGTCATCGTCGTCGGGCAGTCGGCCGGCGGCTGGGCTGCAATCGCCCTGTCGAGCCTCAACCCACCGCAGGTCAAGGCCATCATCACCTTCGCGGCGGGCCGCGGCGGCCGTGTCGATGGCAAGCCCAACAACAATTGTGGTCCCGACAAACTGGTCGAAGCGACCGGCGTGTTCGGCCACACGTCGCGGGTTCCCATGCTGTGGCTCTACATCGAGAACGACACATTCTTCGGCCCGGCCCTGTCGAAGCGGATGCACGAGGCTTTCACGCACGCCGGCGGCAGGGCCGAGTACCATCTACTGCCGCCGTTCGGCGACGAAGGACATTTCCTGATCGGCTCGCCCGATTCCATTCCCACCTGGTCGCCATTGATCGAACGATTTCTGGACAAGGTTCGCTAG